CGAAATATAATTAACGAACTGATTTATTTAACTTTACTGTATTTTTTCTTCTAACAAAAGAAAACGAAATTTCGTACGATTTTTCGTCGaggtgaaatgaaatgaattcggTCTTTCTGTGCTGACTTGTATTTAGATATATTGATAACGCCAGTTATCGTTATAATTCAAcgataaatattattattattgtgattatttcgACTGAATTATTGTATATGCCAATTAAGGTTATGCGGAGCTCGTTAAATAAACATCTTGAGAAATAACGAACTACGGCAAACAATGTTTTGAGATTTATTGAGATGGttaaaagaatttttgaaaagaaatgcattatattattattattatgattactATTATTATGAATGTGTCGGTTTTGAAAGGTAATAATAAAATTTTCAAGCTACTTTAAATCGGATAATTTTAGTTTGTTCGTTTTCATGTGTTGATAGTCTTGTTTGGGTGGCTCCTAGCATATCAAAGTTGGAGCTTCCAGGTCCATCACTTCTATCAACTGCTTGTGTTGTTAAACCCTTTTCATTCTGTGAAGGTGTAGTTTGTCCGAATCTAGTTCTGAAAACTCGAAACGCTAAAAATTCTCCATTTATGGGATCATTCCTAGGATCCAGTAGGAGGCCAGTGTCACCTGTCGCTATGTGATGCCTTGATTCCTAAACTAAATGGAAAATGCTGTCAAAGGTGCTTGTTACTTGAGCGTAATGTTGAAACTTAAAAAAtgggcaattagaaatgtttgtctAGTTAGCAGTTGTACAGAAGACTATATGTCTAGATCAGTTCAGTTGGGACAACGAATTTCCTGTAGTGTCAAGAATAAagatttgcttacaaaaccaaaaGATATTGCTTTACGGAGATGACTGATCAGTACTAATTAGGAGTCAACTGTAATTGGGACATGAAAGTGATGCGAAtgcttcctcgaaatttgaaatgttatcTTCTTAAAACTGCATATCCAAGAATGAGTGATCCGAAGGGGCCCTGCATAAGAGGTAAAGATagatatagaactatcgggtTCTTCCAAATGATATCTGTCCTAAACTGCTGTAACGAGTGGTCATCACTTCTAATGAGGGTTGACGACAAACGCAATTcgcaaaatattttgaacataGAAAGTAAATAATTAACTGTTACCACTTTCTAACTAAGATATAATTTTATTATTGACAAAAAAACAGCATGATCATCCAGAcatcatctgagacatttttaattgaagaaTGATCTATGAACACCAGACATTTTATGAGCACACATTCAAattgatcgtccacacttcataTCTGTTCAGGACTTCATcagagacatttttaattgaaaacgaACAACAGACACACATTTTACCAACACACTTTCATAAAACTGTCTTCGAACGGTAGCTAGAGATTAGTTGCCAGCTGTAGTTTGACCAcagaatatattcatttaccgGTATCTATTACTCTTTGTTTTTCGGTCAGTTTGCGATAACCGCGCCCGTCCATACCGAGCTTACCGATCGTTATCGGATACAACTCCATTTCTACGAACTTATCGTAGCGCACCCGCAGCGTTTCGATGCTGTAATTCAGAACGCGCGGGTGCGCGACCAAATCGTCGACCGGCTGACCGAGATCGGTCAACAAAAAGTCCAGCATCGCTTCGAGTTTAATCGGCGACATCCCTCGCAGACGGTCGTAACGAGCGAACATCGACGCGACGCTGCGATCGTCTAAATCCAGACGCCGTCGCAGATATTCCTCGTTCGTGCGACAATCGGCCAGAATCTCACGTTCCCGCTTGTGTCGATGCAACAAATCGTCGAAGATATCGTCGGCGCAGTACAACAAGTGAAAATAACCGTCGCAGTTCTGCGGCGTCAAACCGCAATTTCGTACGACCGGAACGCGGCGTTTCAACTGCTCGAGTCGCGCGTGAAGCACCCGCGGGTGATTCCGTACGGATTCGGCGTCGATTCCCGCGCCGCGGCGCAGAAAATCCAGTTTCTGTTTGACCGTGAAAATGTGACAGTTTTTCACCGGCAGGTACTCGACTAACTTATCGGCGGTCGCTCCGTCGCATTTTAGATAGTTACGCAACAAACCGCGTTTTCCGCCGAATTTCGTCGTCAGTTTGTATTTCTTCAGTTTTCGTTCGAGACGATTCTCGTATCCGATCTCGGACGTTTTTAAATCTAACAGTTTGAACGGTAGTTGCAAACTGTGCAGCTCGTCGACGCGGTTTTTCAACGTGTCGTAGCCGAACGTGTAGACGTCCGGATACGTGAGGATCTCCGCGGCAGTGATTTCGTTTTCGATCAACAGTTCGGTGATGTTTCGAATTTTCGAGAAGTTTATCCTCATAAGTCGCCTCTGTTTTTGAATGAGCGAACGGATTTCGCCGTCGGTACAATTCAGTTTACCGCTTAGATACCTGAAAATATGGATAAAAAGTTTCAAAGCTGAGTCTCAAAGACGCAATGTCTTGAAATGGTAGATCTATAAGGCTTGAGCTGGTGGTAAGTTTTTTTCGACTATTCAGCCAAACAGGCTTAGTTTCTGATAGAATCCCGCgataataacgaaaaaataataccaagtccgaaaatgtttccttgagcctATTAGTCTTTTCAACTCGACTTAATCCTTTTCCATGGAGTAAGTCCTTTCCTTCATCATATTGAAGATTCTCGGACTGTCTAACTTTTGTTGTTAGATCATCGAGTTGGGAAACACTGATCGGCCTATCCAAATAGCATTTGCTTCACTGGTATTCGAACCCACAACCGCTCAGGTGTGAGTCAAACAAACACCCTATCCACTAAGCCACAAAGACAGGACGAACCTTATTCttgtagtcatcttcaggaatactgatagGTCTACGATCAAAATTagcattcctgaagatgacaataagaataaagtcgaaatgttgaataaattaCTACTGTTTAAGGAAAAATAAACAGGATGATATCATCGCAACACGGATTCAGTGTTGgtacgtaggcatggaaacatatcgctaaactttcaaatcatggagtcacttctcttcatttaacccctttcagtgaagactttttggatatccttcaatacagtttctaatggattaaaaaacgatgatttaggtcaactgcctgtcctttctggtcccaTTTAGACCTTTTTACAGGTATGTACCACCAAATatgagcgagctaggccacccagAATGCtttcaagtcaggttgaaaaaGACATTAGTAGGCCTAGCTAGGCGTTGTTTCTCAAACAATGACTCGTAACAACGACTGTTATTGAGACTACTATAGCACCTACTTAATTCTCAATTCCAGGTCTGATGACTCGCTGCTGTCTCTCGTACCGGTAGCTGATAAATATCGACTCAGAACGATATTCACTATGAGTGCCGATTGCGGGGCAGACGGCACAACCAACCGCAGTTTAGATAAAAACATCTTTGTAGACCTCCGAAGTTGATGACAAcaacctgaaaatgaaattaaataacaaaaatctCTATTTATCTATGGCCCTGTGGGCCGTACGGGATGCATGATATGAATTTTTATCTGATTGATATGATTAGTTTCGGTTTCTATCGATCAACAATCATCATTCAATTCTCAAtgtcaaattatttcaaaaatctaataagacatttcagaaaatatgCAGGAATGAATTCTACAACAGAGAATGACCTTGAAAATTATCTCAAAACATAGTCTGTAAGGATGCGGACTACTTTAAATGCGTTTTCGTTCGTTTTtcgaaatatttattttcaaattcatgggggctgccattttgttttgtaaTCTCCTCTATATCTTATTTGATTCagataaatttataaattacCAGAATAATCAGGTAGTAGAGCtaattttaataattctattgACATCTCAATATCGGCTCTCATTAAGATTCTGGATCGCAGTTAGTCTTTacttttctgaaatatattttggaATCAAGAGAAGGCTAAGACCTCAACGCCCTCTTCCCGTAGCGGCTTGAAACATGTCGCAAGGTAGGTGTTTTATCTCGCTCTGTTTCGCTTAATATTTCTACTAAAATAACGGTGCAATCTTAGAACTTTTACTTCGACAATGATCATAAACACCCGGTCTACGTTAGACGTTGAAATCGTCGTGAAATATCGTTCATAAAATCTCTaaattcgattttgaaaatggttaaTTGTTTCGTGGTGCGGCGAGCGATGCCGGTCCGCGCCATTTTGCCACGTGTGACGTAGACATTATAAGCTCGGTGTTACACATTGATTGGTTGAAACGTGTTGTTTGAGTAATTAACTTTCTTTTAATTAATTTTGCTGCTAATTAGTAAAAATTGTAAGATTTAATTATACCTGTCTGTGGCTCATTTTAAGATCTCCAATTCACCGCAAGAAGAAGGtcttaaaatatgaaaatccaGTAAATTACTGATAGTATCATTAATTATTAGTAATTAGGCAATTACTAAAGAGTTAGATTAGTCTTTTTGATGGGcaaattatgaatgaaaatggaACTAAAGTGTAAAGGTGTCTATGGCATTTAGCCTTAGCAAGATAGATTTGACTTGTTCGTTAGATTAGgcttatataggcctatttgttATTACTAGATACAATTTTTTCGGCTCAAAACTATGCAAAACTAAGAAATCCAAACTTCCTTCATTTTGATGGTgaagaaatattgaataaagaGTGTGGCTCCAAAGGATTGTAATTAAAATTTCTGAGCTGAAAGTCTATAAGTCTTGGGAATTTATTGAGAGATTGTTAGATcgtataaaatcaaatttttactGTGTTAATTACTTGGACTTAGCAGATCTAGTCAGGGAAAATGACGTGCATCGTCCAGGGAAGGGCAAGTCAAATATAAGTGACTAACGAAGAAttctattttgtttattttcaggaaCGAGTGTTTTGGTGTTTTTTGCGTTGACGATCGTTGGTCAGGCGTTGACGCCGTCGTCGTATTTTACGACGGTCGATCAGCAGCGTCTGAAAGCGATATTCGAGGCCGCTCAGCCGTACGCCGACCTCGTACAGGCCCACTACTCGATCATGGGTCTCAAATTACTCGGCTCGTCCATACCTAAACCTCAGGTACATACATTTATAGTGTTATGCTTTTTGAAAACCTGGACTTGGTTCAGAAGTTTTGGATAGATAGTTCGATaagttaattttttcaatgttttaaggCTCGGAGCCAATTCCGTAACATCTTGATAAAATTCCTTAAGttagaaaattgttgaaaatatcTACTTGAAACGGGCTGTAGAACTGGGGTGGTATTTCTGGGTGTGGTTAATATGTTCCACCATCCAATTTAACCACAGCCATCTGAGTAAAATGCGTTGGTGAAAAACGGCTCTATGGCCAAATCTAAGCTTTGTGCAACTAGCAATTTGTTGCATGTCAGTCAAATGCATTACCCGGTCTCTAAGATATCTAAGTTGACAGTAAGTTGAACCTCTTTCTTGGCACAGTTTACTGGTTTCGAACGTTAActgtgtttatttatttacgagAGGAACAAAAACTTGTGAAATCGTCTTCGGTTTCTAGCAGAAAAGTTGTTACGAAACCATCCTAAACTTTCACTACAATCgacaaaatatcattgacgaAAGCGCAGAATTATTAACACCAACAAGTTTACCAAATGAAGACATTTTCTGGTCTTGggatttcagtttttttttctccagTTAATTGATGGGTAGAAGTTCTGAAGTTTCTAGAAATGAATGGATTCTATTTGCGCGTTTATTGAAGTTTAATTACAGTATTTGTTGTAATGTTTTGTAGGACGCATGCAGCGTAATTAAAGCCAAGCTAGAGACGAACAGCGTGGAGTCTTTATTTCATGGTTCCTCGGCCGCAAAACAGCTCGGAAACTGCCAGGTATTGCATCACCTTTCTTTGACAAAATTCTGGAAATTGAATCATTCGACACAACtgaagatgatttttttttgtcttgtGTTCCTTGTAGCTTTCTGCCGGAAATGTGAAGGATCTGTTAACGAGCCAAATCAAACCTGAATCATCAACGCTTGTCATCTATCAGGCATTTTTCGCGCTGAAGAACTTAGGATTGTCCGGTAAGCTCccagaaaaatatgaaaatcctCTTTAATCTAAGTTTTTCGTAGAAGATAAAATCAGTTGTATTTATTAAACTTTCTTGtgagaaattaaattaaacaAGAAAGTAATGCAGTATCAGTGGTTCAGTTGTCTTCAATAAGATCATAACGTTAAGTGATATTTTTCCTGGCAGGTCTACAGCGGAGTTGTGGTGGTTTAAACACCCTGTTCCCTAGACAACTTGCTAAataaaaagatgtttttaagtTTGACCATTTTTAACTGTTCAGTGTTAATAACGGATTAGGTAACATCAAACATAATATCATGAAATCCTTCTACATTTTTAGTACAAGATAAAAATGTTCGTGTTTGATTAGATAATGTGATACCTATGTTTCGATTGTCTTCAAAAGCAATCATAGCGTGAAGCCTTGTTTCTCAGGCAGGTCTACAGCGGAGTCGTGGTGGTTTAAACACCCTGTTCCCTAGACAACTTGCTAAATAAAGAGATGTTTTTAAGTTTGACCATATTTAACAGTTCGGTGTTAAATAATGGATTAGGTAACATCAAACATATATCTCAAATATCCAGGGCCCAATTGCGCAGTGTTGAGACTTAATGGTCAAAATGAGTTCTATAACTGGATGTCCTAAATATTTAATCTtagaaacattttattttgatgattaatatcatttctatGTTGTTATTTCAGTTGATGCTGCCGCGGTGAGCAAGTCTCTTTTGGCTGCCCTTAAAAAGGACGACAGCGCATTGAGGTGGGTTTTAAATCCGAAAAGTCTGCCATTAATTGCTTAGTTTCACAGATATGGATCAAATCCTTATTCATATGCAGCATTTTCCAGAGTTGAAGTTGAAGCGATCTTttgaaacatgaaataattgatgatttatttgatattgttGTTTTACAGTTACGCCTACGCGTTCCACGTCGCTGCAGAGTTAACCGACGTCCAGAAATTCTACGATTTAATCGAAGATGTCATCGCTCAGGCTGATGAGGTCGATGAGGAATTCTTACAGGTAACGAGTAGTCCCTTCATGACCCTTTCCCCGAGTCCGTAAACTTATCTGATTGCCCAACTAGCAAGTGATAGTATCAACTGAATGTTTTAATGTCCGTTGGTTTCACTAGCTCTTCTTAACGGAGAGAATTCTTGCTGAGATAAATTTCGAGGAGAAACTGACTGGTGGATCTGTCTTTAAAACCAACCACACGGTTAAGTAACCCTCGTACAAATTCAGTCTTCGATCGCAAGGAAATTTCTTATGCAAATATCATAGACACCTATTTGACTATTGAGTTTAATCCTGCTTTTTCTCGTGCTCACATTAGTACCAATATGCGTCAGTGCCAGTTTCATGCTGGCCATGTTTGGTCCAACCATAAATCTCGGACCATGCTGAATTTTCGTATGGGTCAAAATGTAACATGCTAACTTGTTCTGGAAGTGACATGCCCTGATTGCCAAAGCATTCGTTGTTTTGatagaaaaaatgatttagGACATCTCTACATCTCTGGCCTCTCAATGGACCCAACTCGGCTTAGTGTGATTGCGGCTATTGTATTTGtcgatttaaaagttttagaaGAATCTCTGAGGCAAGTGTGGAAAGTGGTGGCTGCTCGTTTCTGGCAGTCATCTCTTTAATTTTTcacaatgaaaaattcttgcCAAATCAAATTTTCCGGGGTCGAAACGACCTGTGATTCTGACGCACACAGATCACGGGATAAGATTACCCGAACAACGACTCATACGCCACCTATTAGTGATTATCGTTACTTTGGATGATTTGATGATTCAATTTTTCGATTCTTCCTTTACAGTTTGAAGGTGGTTTGTTCACGACTTCATTGGTTTTGGATGGTGCTTACAAACTGGCAGCCAAGGCGAATAAAGCCCCGACTATACCGCAAGTAAGTATCTGCACGCGGAAGTCCTCTCAACCCCTGCGTAACGAGTATATTTGGGTTGTTTTTGcaagatgaaataaatttttcagCTCTTTCTAACTTAGATTTAtaaatttacagaaaaattgagaaagtttcatttgaaatttagAGCAGTCTTGGGGGCCAGTCTCATCCATTATAAATCTGGCTCACTTGCAGTGTTTTCAATTAGATATTAAAAAGAAGCCTGGTCCCTTTGAGaaacaggagggtcccataaTATGTCACAGTCCCTGAAAGGAAacctggtttgaaaaaacaggCGGGTCCTCTACAACCGACTGACGGGtctgggacctggctcttattaAAAACACTGACTTGAAGCCTCGAGTCTCGATATAACTCCTATTTGGTCTTTAAATGAATGCCTCATCTCATGCCTCCCGTTGGAGAGAACTTTACAGCAGAAATGATGATCGTTCTAGGGCAGACTTTGATAAATCTGTGATGCGAAAAACGGAACATAATCCTACTGATCTGCTGTAACGAAATAAGAAAAAGTACAACTGTTCATCTCGGTTGTTAAACGATGCGTTCTATTTTCAGGATAAAGTGGTGAAATTTACGAACTATTTCCTCAGTCGTAAACACGTTCACCAGCTGCAGGCGGCATCGCACCTGCTCGCCGTTATCAAATCATTCACCGACAATAAATACCACATCCCAGTGGCGATCACGCTTGCCAGTCCGGTTTCCGTGTCCGAGAAACAACAATTAGTTCAGGTGAGTCGAGCGTATTGActatgaattttgaattcaaactaGATCCTCAAGTTCTGCGGTTATCAATATTTgattagaaaagaaatgaaGATTCAAATGACTGTCCAactatgtacttcgattttgaaatcgaccCTCCTGTCTTTTGACTGTCTACCGCAATCCAGCTCCTGACAGCGACTCAAAAACAGCTCGTTAGGCGTTTATATTGCGAACAGAAATAACGTCTATCTCTTACACCGGTGGCTCCATCTATTGAGTCTCGGGTGAACGTATAGATACAGTGATAATCGATAACGCTTCGTGAGGTCGGGCGATGTAGGTGTATTATGTCTATGATACCGTTTGTTGTTTGTAGGTTCGCGTGACCGATTTGTTGGGTAAAAGTATCGGTAAATTGACGACGACGGCCGACTCGGCGCGACACATCGCTGACAACGCGGTCGTGTTGAACAAAAAGCCGTTCAAACCTTCAACAAGCGATAGGTAATAAAGTTTTCAATTAGAATGCGTATTTGAGATTGTGTTGCCGGTGGCTTGTATCCCACCAGTCAGTTTTAACTAATTGGCATACCACTTTAGTGCGTCTGCACTGCGGCACGATATATTGTTAGTAACTGATATTTCACTTTGTTTGACAATAGAGataaaatcaaatgattaattaTATCAATACACTGTGGTGCGGCGTACTAGCAATGTCCATCACTGATTAATACCCGTGctgtggtgtagatgcactgaaagggctAAGTCAGGCAAAATGACAGTAGACTTGAATGAGATGGGTAAAGGGGGTGATTTATTTCACATTTGCACTTTTGCTATGATACTTGGATTTCGTTCAGTGATTATTTATCTCGAAAGCTTTCGAGGTGAAATTAGGCTATTGTTGTTCATACTTAATGGTAATTCAAACACGCTAGATTAGACATTCGAGAAATATTGAAAGATTAAATTGAAAAGTCTAAATAATTAAAGTAGACTTGAGTAACCACTTGCGTActcctggtggatcctcattTTCCGCTGATTAGAATTCCATGCGAAACGTATTTCGAAGTTGTGTTGTAATTCTGCAAGATAAGAAAGTTACTCGAAAAGTTAATATTCCGGTTACTTTTTAGACACTTGCTAGATTATCAGTTGCGGGGGTATCTTTTGAGCCATTCGGATTTGTTTGAAATACCCGTTTTGGTCAAGCAGATACCTTACATATGAAACTATTGATAATATATGCTCCTAAATCGTTCATTGGCTCCATCTATTGATCGAAAACTGCAATCCAGCTCCTGACAGCGACTCAAACGGCTCGTCAGGCGTTTATATTGCGAAAAGAAATAACGTCTATCTCTTACACCGGTGGCTCCATCTATTGAGTCTCGGGTGAACGTATAGATACATCTGAATTATTGCGTTATAATACCGGGGTTCTTACACACTAGGGACTGTCACTGCTTGAAAATtctagggggggggggcgaggaattttgattttatcgcaTCTTGTTCTTGGTCCAGTGACACAataacctcttgataagaaacactgaggatatcttactATTTCATAGAGGAATTACCAATTGCCTGATCTTTAAGAATGCTGTGAAATTATTTTCGGAAGAGtttaatgaattgatttttgaaatttcagctCGCTTTACGAATTGAACTTCATGCAAGCGAAACCGGCGCGTGGATTCTATAAACTGACGGTTAGTGCGGCACCGACTAAACCCGACAAACGTCTCATCGGAACGTCTGGCGCGAACATACAGGTTAAAGTCACCACGCAGGTGACCGTCGAGAATATCGAAGTCGGCGTCGCCGATAAAGATCAAACATCGGCCGCTAAAAGTATCAAGTGAGTATCGTAGCGTTTCGACTCTTGTCAATtcggacccagttctacagttatgagttaaagatttgattcggtattgataatgaactaaATTCTACCCAGAGTTGACATCgaattcacaactgtggaactgagtttcGTAACCTTGTATCAATACCTCCAATATCTTGTAGGCTGTAAACACTCCTAAGATATTTACCTAAGTTTGCTCTAATTTCTGGTGTTtgtcattcattttcaaataaaaagacGTCTGCTTAAGTATTGGAACTCGCATGAATCGTGGACAAttaaaaaactgaaagaaAGGCGATAAAGTGTCATATATCTCTGGGGTCCAGTCTACAGACTCGTATTATTCATTCCTAATTCAATACTCCTCTGAGCAAGATTATTCCCCTACGAACTTGGATATTCGTTCATAGGTTTATTCCTCTTGCAATATCAAGTATTTCTCAATGAATTGTTTCTCGATTCAATAAATCGATTATTGCATCTTATATCAATTCATGAGTAACATCCACTTCTTTGCATCGATAACTGTTTTAAATActtatgaattatataatatagaaGGACTGAATTTCTCTGTAAACCTTTCACTTGAATCGCATCAGTTTTGTTAGTGTTCCGTATAAAACTGTTTCGGACGTTGAAAGGAAATAAAAGTTGTGCAAGTCCAGCTACTAGGACTGATCTGTTTTAATTACAGCAGTTCAGTCTTTATACACTTGCTACAGTATCTTCAATCTTCTATTTACTGTTAGAATTCTAGCTAGATTGGGTCTGGGGCACATGTAAAAGTCCATGATTAAAACTTTGCTGTTCACATCCTGAGAAACACACTTGTTTCCTGTGATGAGCGTTTATAGTTTATGAGACCAGATATAATTCTTAGCGCTTGCGTTGTGCTGATTATTTCTTAACTCTAGATATATAGATGGCGGGGAGGTGAGGTGATGTAGATATGATTCCCGATGATTAGATTTGTCTTACACACTGATTCGTACATGCTGAATTGTGTTTGATAGGAAGAGTCTGAgggatatttgaaaaaaaaacatgtactAATTGACTAATtaccctcccctaatgcgtacgtaataaatgaatgacccctagaGGGATTGAGGGGGTTGGGTAGAAGTTTGAGATAGTTCCCGATGATTAGATTTGTCTTACACACTGATTCGTACATGCTGAATTGTGTTTGATAGGAAGAGTCTGAGGGATAAGTGTCATCTATAAAACCAACCTGTTTCCACTGATTAAAGCATAAGTTTTTGAAAGTCGTCACTCTTCGGTCACAGTTTGTATCGATGCGAATATTCTTCAAACCGAGTTCATCGTAgatgattaaaatcagttgtgCTTAATGAAAAAGTTATGCGTCATCAGTTCAATTGTCTCAGTATAGAGCGTGAAGCCATGTAACTAGTTTATAAGCATGGGTGGCTTCGCGgaaagtcaaataaaattctcAAGCCAGTTGGTGGTTGGCACCAATATGCTATTATGTTGGTTTAGCTAGTGAATGGCTACTGGTGGACTTGTTAAGGCATCTGCGTAAATTGTCGCAACTATTGTCTCGTTATAAACGAAATGAAACGATTTTCTCGTTGCAGATTACAACACCCGAATAAAGCGGCGAACGCCCTCGAGGCCGATCACCATCAGAAGATTCTCATGAAATTCCAGCTGAAAGACAAACTCAGCGGCAATTTGATGTTGGCTCATCAGACGTTCGTCCGTCTGACAAATGTCGACACGAAACAAGAAATCATCTTCACGGCGAGCCCGGAAACATCGAAATCTTATAAATTTACGCTGGTTAGTTTTCTATTTGGTTATCGTGTCTATTTTCTCGAGCAAACTCGTTTCATCCGGATTGTGCAGATCCAAAATGATCCATATTAATACTACTGGAACTGGAATTTCTGCTTAACTGGATGAAATGATTCGGTCGATGAATCGATGTTGTTCGAGTTAGAAGGAAATGTTGagaaatgatgaatgaaaaagggaCGTAATTCCGAATACAAAATGTCGATGAACACTTTAACTAAAATCTGATCTCTCATTTCTCCAACTCGGTATAATTTGGCCCACATTTTCGtagattctattttaattcaCAATTTTTGACGCCAGTTACATTGTCATGGCATGTATTGAAataccacttttggacttgacTATGCCTCTGCATGAGACCCGTAAAGACCATCTTAGCCAATCATGTGCAACGTAAAGACCACAGTGTTACATTTGAGTCTCTTTCAGATCTTGTTCTATCCATAATGTAAAATGTTGTTAACATATTTTGTAGGATGTCGGAGCTAGTGGTAAACTATTCAGTTGGATGTCCGGAACCTATAGTTTAGAACTGATAGTCGGAGATGCCGTCATTGAGAATCCATTCTCCTGGCATATGGTAAATAACTTCTACCTACATATACCTCCGATGCGACTCTTACTCTGTCATTCTTGTGATTCAAATCTGACCaatttgttgttgtatttttgttaAGGCTGATTTGAAACTGTCGTTCCCGAGCGGTTCATCTTCGTCTAAACAACCCGAAGATATCCACTCGAAAAAACCGGAAATCAAGGTCAGTATCTAAACAGCTAGTctagggaatcagaaaaacgTAGAAAAAAATCGTGG
This genomic interval from Tubulanus polymorphus chromosome 8, tnTubPoly1.2, whole genome shotgun sequence contains the following:
- the LOC141909794 gene encoding uncharacterized protein LOC141909794, which translates into the protein MFLSKLRLVVPSAPQSALIVNIVLSRYLSATGTRDSSESSDLELRIKYLSGKLNCTDGEIRSLIQKQRRLMRINFSKIRNITELLIENEITAAEILTYPDVYTFGYDTLKNRVDELHSLQLPFKLLDLKTSEIGYENRLERKLKKYKLTTKFGGKRGLLRNYLKCDGATADKLVEYLPVKNCHIFTVKQKLDFLRRGAGIDAESVRNHPRVLHARLEQLKRRVPVVRNCGLTPQNCDGYFHLLYCADDIFDDLLHRHKREREILADCRTNEEYLRRRLDLDDRSVASMFARYDRLRGMSPIKLEAMLDFLLTDLGQPVDDLVAHPRVLNYSIETLRVRYDKFVEMELYPITIGKLGMDGRGYRKLTEKQRVIDTGK
- the LOC141909693 gene encoding dolichyl-diphosphooligosaccharide--protein glycosyltransferase subunit 2-like; this encodes MSQGTSVLVFFALTIVGQALTPSSYFTTVDQQRLKAIFEAAQPYADLVQAHYSIMGLKLLGSSIPKPQDACSVIKAKLETNSVESLFHGSSAAKQLGNCQLSAGNVKDLLTSQIKPESSTLVIYQAFFALKNLGLSVDAAAVSKSLLAALKKDDSALSYAYAFHVAAELTDVQKFYDLIEDVIAQADEVDEEFLQFEGGLFTTSLVLDGAYKLAAKANKAPTIPQDKVVKFTNYFLSRKHVHQLQAASHLLAVIKSFTDNKYHIPVAITLASPVSVSEKQQLVQVRVTDLLGKSIGKLTTTADSARHIADNAVVLNKKPFKPSTSDSSLYELNFMQAKPARGFYKLTVSAAPTKPDKRLIGTSGANIQVKVTTQVTVENIEVGVADKDQTSAAKSIKLQHPNKAANALEADHHQKILMKFQLKDKLSGNLMLAHQTFVRLTNVDTKQEIIFTASPETSKSYKFTLDVGASGKLFSWMSGTYSLELIVGDAVIENPFSWHMADLKLSFPSGSSSSKQPEDIHSKKPEIKHMFRPAEKRPPILVSNAFTILVLSPFLVLIILWMRIGVNVSNFPLSISAVGFHVCLAAIFGLYYCYWAHLNMFQTLRYLGFLLIPTFIFGNRLLNSIAAGKKKTN